The Chitinophaga sp. Cy-1792 genome contains the following window.
AATCGAAGGTGTTAATACTATCAGGAAACAGGAAATTGCCGGATTAAAAATTGAGATTACAAACTTAAAGAGTAATCTGGATAGAACTACGGAGCCAACGGCCTATATCAGATTGTTCGAAAGTATAGAGGTCGTTTGGGATAAAGAAACTACAGACCCAAACGCTTTTAACTACCTGGATGTTGCTGGTGCTGATGGTATCCTGGATGAACTTAAAAAGCTTGTTGAAAGAAAGATAATTTTTTCTCAATACAGGATTAATCGTGTGGTAGATTATCTATTAAATAAGGAAAATCTGACGCGAGATTTCTTAAGATTTTACAATTTTTTACAGAATAAAGAAGAGTTACGTACTTTACGGACAACAGTAATTCAGCAAAGAAATCTGGTAAAACAACTAGGATCTTTGAATAGTGATAATCTTGATCAGGAAGTATATTTAGCGTCTTTTGAATTTATTCCGGAGGATTTAAAAATAGCATTTGCCAATGCAAAGCAGGGACTGATATCAGAATTTTCGGCACTTTCGGGTTTAGATAAAATTTATTCGGATATTTTCAGATCCAGAAATGAGTTGCAGATCGAAATCGAAAACTTGCAGGATGTCGGATCCCCAGTCACTGATTGTATGCTGTGCGGGTACAATTGGGGAAATGTAGAAGCGTTGTTGCTTCAGATTCAAAATAAATCTGAAGAGATGAGAAAGGTTAATTCTGAGAAGAATAATCAGTTACAAGCCTCTTTACTCATATTTAAAACCGGACTTGTTCAACGCTTGATGGACACTATCACTGAAAATATATCAAGCCTTCATTATAATGAGGAATTTATATCCAGACTGCTGGAAATAGAATCAGACAGTTTTAGTGATATTCTCAGATCACTGGCATTTTTAAAAGTTGATTATGGGAAATACCTTAGCAATGAACAATTGGGAGATGTTTCAGCAGCCTTCGAAAGCCTCAGGAATGAACTGCTCCTACTGAAGAATACTGAAGGTGATGAGCTGATCGAGAATTATTTTTCGAATTATTTCCGTGAATATTTTAATAATGAATTCAATCAATTGGACGCTCTATCAGTTGAAAATATTGAGGCAAAGAGAAAATATCTGATACATGAATGGTATCTTAGTCAGAATACAATGTTACAAGAGAAGTCAGCTAAGCTGAAAGAGATCACTGTAATTTGGGAAGAAGCAAATACCTTAGGTAAGAACTTAGATAAGTTAAGAAAGACTTATACTAATTCGTTAAAAAAATATCAGCAACAAATAATTAAAGATATAGAGATTGTCTTTCATGTTTTCTCGGGCAGGATTATGCAATCATTTCAGGGTGGCATTGGATTATTCATTTTTCCTGATAATGGCATAAGGTTTCAGACTGATGCAAGGAAAGCATATGATGCTGTTTTTACCATGAGTTCAGGCCAGCTATCTGCTCTTATTATAGCTTTCACGTTAGCACTTCATAAGAAATATTCGCAGAATAAGATGGTGCTGATTGATGATCCGGTTCAGACAATGGATGAACTAAATATGTATGGATTTATTGATCTGTTACGGAATGAATTTAGTGATAACCAAATCCTGATGTCCACTCATGAGGACATGATGTCCGCTTTCATGCGATATAAATTTAAAAACTATAATCTTAAAGAAAAGCGTATTAACCTGAAGGAATTATCAGTATAAGTTGATTTTTATACGAGCGCTATAAGAATCGTTGATTAATGATATTGTAAATAGAAGGCTGTTGCCTTAGGCCGACTTGTTGGCCGGCCTTCCACCGTTCCTTGTATTTAGTATCTTCACTCACATTTCAATTTACACCCCTCCCTGCCCATCCATAAATTTTATTTCCATTATTTTCTGGTCGAAGTCTGCGGCGGGTACGAGTGCCCGCGATTTAATCCTGGTTTTATAGGTATAGACAGTGCTTACGCTATAATCCAGGATTTTGGCTATTGTTTCGTTTTCTGTAATTCCCAGCCGCATCAGCGCAAAAATGCGGAGGGTAGCGTTCAGTGTTTCTCCTGACTTAGGCCATATCTGGTCTTCTTTCTTTAGCAGGGCATTAAAGGAATGGATAAAATTCGGGAGCATGGTCAGGAAAACGGTGTCCAGCATGTGATAGAGGTTTCCTTTTTCCTGATCTACCGGAATGTTTTTCAACAGCTGGCTGATATCATTATATTTCGCCAGTTTGATCCTGTGCTGACCTTCGCGTTTTAATCTATCCAGTGTATCAATATAGGTAGAACAGGTTTTGAAGAAGAGCCCGATTAGTTCTTCCTTTATTTTGGTAGATGCCCAGAGTTTTTCGTTTACCATTTCCAGTTCACTGTTCTTTTCTTTGATGGTTTGTTCATTGGCTTTAATGCATCGCAGCTGCCGGCGGTATATGACCAGCAGGAAGAATAATACGACGGCTATCATGGAAAACAGCAGCATGCCGATGAGCAGACGGTCGTGCTGGTGCTGCTTTTCGTCCAGCAGCTTAGCAGCCACCAGTGGCAGCATTGTTTCTATTTGTGCGGCGCGGTTTCTGGCACCGTAAAAGCTGGCATTGCGGGCGGCAACCTGCATACAGGTATAGGCCGCTTCTGTTTTGCCGGCTTTGAATAACTCCTGTCCCAGTAAGAAGATGGCCAGTGTTTCTTTGGTAGAAGAGCGGATATCATGGATGGCCGCGATGGCGAGAAACAGTAGCCGGTTATCATCTGTAAAGGCGAAACTTAGCCGGGTTGCAGCCATTGCTATATGATGTGGTGTTAGTCCGCTGCTGGTGAGATGCCGGAGGAAATAATCCGTGGTCAGGTGCTGCGATTTTACCGCATCGGGGAGGAAGGCCAGGTCGATGATTTTCTCGAATTCGCTGGAAGGTGTGTGCGTTTCCGCCCGCCTGAAGTCGTCAGCTGCCTGGCGGTAATAGTCCTGCGAGAAATAGGCATCGTTGTCATAGTCGCCGATACCGGTATTTAATCTTGCCCGTAGCAGGAGATAGTCTGTTTTTAATGTGGTGGTGAGCGTGGTGGTATCGATATTATTGGCTACATCAAATCCTTCCTTGTAAAAGCCGGTGCATAGCAAGGTTTTTCCCAGCAGAATTTTACTTTTTATTAGTTCATCCCGGTTACCGGATTGTGTTGCTGTAGCAATCATTTTATTGACATATACATAGGCCGAATCAAATTTAAAGTAGCTGTATTCCCCGAAAATGTCGCTGTACAGATGGAAGCGGGTTTCCGCTTCGCTGCTGCCGGTATGTTGCAGCGTTTGCTGTAGCCGGGCGATCCTTTTTTCTTTTGCCTTATCGTAGATATGTTCTTTGGAGAGTTCTGATTTCAGTAGCTGAAAGGCGCTGTCTGATGGTATGCTTCGTGCATGTACATCTGCAAAAATCAATAAAAGCAATATGGTAAATAATTTCTTATTCATATATAAGCAAATTTTCCGGTAGCAACATTTTCTCTGGTTAACGGGCGTCAATTGTTTCCCCGATTTCATAACGCGAAAGCAGCCATTAACAAACTCGTCCGATATGGTCAGCGACTGATTTTTTCGTTCAGGCGTTCCTGATATGGAGGAATACGTCTGGATTTTTAAAGACAAGTTATATAATAAGATGTTGATAGTCAATAGTATGATTTTTGAAGCATCTATATTTTCCGCAAATGGGTTTCCGTAGTGGTTCACCCGGCTCCGGGGTGATGTATTTTGATCCTGCCAATCCAACACTGGCATACCACTCATCAGCTGCAGCGATGTAAGGACAAAATATCCACGTTTCAAGAACTAATTAAGCAGACCCGTTATGCTAAAAAAATTGCTATCACTATTGAGTTGTCTCGTCCTGACACTCACGCAAATTTACCCGGCCTTTGCCCAGGAGAGGGTTATTACAGGAAAGGTCATCGATGCCGGTACCGGCAGTCCGATACCTGGTGCTACCGTCAGGGTAGGGAAAACCAGTACCGGCACTGCTACGGATGGAAATGGTGCTTTCCGGTTAACAGTTACCGGCAATGCCGGCGCCCTCGTCATCTCTTCCATTAACTATATCACGCAAACCGTTCCTATTACGGCGGAAAGTAACATGCAGGTGAAACTGCTGCTTTCCAGTAATGACCTCAAGGGGGTGGAAGTGGTGAGTGTAGGTTATGGTACCATCGACAAAAAGGAAGTATCGAGTGCTATCACGCATATCACGGCCAGCGAACTGAAAAACGTTGCGGGGAATAGTCCGCTGATGTCATTGCAGGGTAAGGTGGCTGGCCTCACCATCACCAACACTGCCACTGCCGACCCTAACTCCATGCCCAGCATACAGTTACGCGGCGTGTCGTCCCGCAGTGCGGGATTAGGGCCGCTATATGTGATCAATGGCGTACCTGGCGGAAACATGGATAATATCAACCAGAATGATATTGAATCCATTGATGTACTGAAGGGAGGTGCCGCCTCTGCTATCTACGGCACCCGCGGTAGTAATGGTGTGATCATCATCACTACTAAAAAAGGTACTGCAGGTGTGGGAATGTTGGCATATAACGGCTATTTCAGCGCGGATATCCTGACAAATGCGCCTAAACTGCTCAGTGCTGATGAGTTCCGTAAATATCGGGTAGCCACACAGCATGGGCAGGACTATGGCGCCAGCACCAACTGGATGAAGGAAGTAACGCGTTCCCCCACATTCGGACAAAAACATACCATACAAATCTCAGGAGGTAGTGCCAATGATAACTATTTTGCATCAGCCGACTACAGAAATGCCAATGGTATAGATCTCCGTGCCTATAAAAAAGAATATGGCGCGCGGCTTAATGTGAACCACACCTCTAAAAGTGAGGTCTACACGGTATCCCTGAACGTGGCGCCGCGGTATATGCATACCAGTAATGCAGACCAGGGAAATTTCAATAACGCCATTACCATCAATCCCACGCAGCCGGTGTATGATAGTGCCAACCACTACCACTACCTGAATACGGGATTCTTTGCCAATAACCCGGTAGAAAACGCAAGGCTGATAAAGAGTGAGGCGGAGATCAAAGAGTTGGATATGAGCGGTTCGATGAAAGTAAAAATTCTGAAAAATCTCTATTCAACATTAACTATCTCCAACATAAAATCATCTTACAAAAACCTGAATTTCAGACCATCTACGCTGACCACAATTGTGCATAGCAATGCTGTGACCAAAAGGAACTATGCTTCACAGGAACAGATCGACAATGACCAGCAGAACCTGGAGTGGACGGTAAATTATGCGCTGAACCTGAAGAAGAACCATTTTAAGGTACTGGGAGGATATAGCTACAGTTATTTCAATTATCAGCAGTTTAGTGCCAATAATTACGATTTTCCATTCGATGCCTTCCTATGGAATAACCTGGGCTCAGGTACCTGGAACGGCGGTGGTGAGGGCAATGGGCAGTCTGCCGTGTCTTCCACGCAGAACGACTCGCGGCTGGCGGCATTTTACGGCAGGATCAATTATGACTTCGATAATAAATATATCCTGACGGCAAGTCTGCGGCATGAAGGTTCTTCTAAATTCGGTGCAGACAATAAATGGGGCAATTTCCCGGCGGTATCAGCGGCATGGCGTATTTCTGAAGAGAATTTCCTGAAAGGGAAAGCCAGCTGGCTGAATGACCTTAAGCTGAGAGCGGATTATGGCGTTACCGGTAACCAGGATTTCGCCAGTTATCTGTCGCTGCTGTTGTATGGCGGTTTCGGTTACTTCCCTTACAATGGCACCTCTTACCAGGTGTATGGCCCTTCACAGAACGTGAACCCTGCGCTTGGCTGGGAGAAAGCCATCAACTTCAATGTGGGTATCGATTTTGAAATGTTTAACAGCAGGTTGTCAGGTTCGCTGAACTACTACAAGCGTACCAACAAAGACCTGCTGGGGTATTATAATGTGCCGCTGCCACCGAATTCGCAGTCACAGACCTATACCAATGTTGGTACGATGAAGAATTCGGGTATTGAGCTACAGGCAAATGTTGCAGCAGTAAAACGCGGAGCATTTACCTATAATATTTCTGTGTCAGCTGCCTATAACAACAACCAATTTGTTTCCTTTTCCAACAAACTTTACCAGGGAGCTACCTTCCAGGATGTGGCCAGCCTGCCAAGTCCGGGTACTCCCGGTACCATACAGCGATTGCAGGAAGGGCACCGTATTGGTGATTTTTATATGCTGAAGTCGGCCGGGGTAGATAAAACCGGCGCCTTGCTGGTTTATAAAAAAGATGGAACAGTTATCACCGGCGACAAGGCCAGCGCAGATGATAAACAATTTGTAGGCAATGGCTTACCTAAACTGACAGGCGCCATAGGTAACCAGTTTAGCTATAAAGGCTGGGACCTGAATATATTCTTACGCGGCAATTTCGGATACAAGCTGTTCAATATGCAGGCATTTTATCTGGGTACGCCTGCAACGCAGAATGATGCCAATACCCTGCGGTCTGCCTATGATCCGGGCAGCAAGTATTCGAAGCTGACCAATAACGCCACCACTTCCATTGCATCCGATTACTTCCTGGAGAATGGGTCCTTCTTAAAGATCGACAACATTTCACTGGGGTATTCCATGAACCTGAAATCGGCCTATATACAGCGTTTCAGGGTTTATGCCGCTGCCACCAATCTGCATACGTTTACCAGTTTTAAAGGAGGCGACCCGGATCTGTATCCCGTTAATGGACTAACGCCAGGCGTGCAGACCGTTAACGGAAGCGGTAGTCTCAATTTCTATCCGGCCACCTCACAGTTTATCGGAGGCGTACAGGTAACATTCTAAACCATCAACCGGCACAACATGAAAATGAAACTTACAGGAAATATCATACTGTTTACTGCACTGCTGCTGAGCAGTTGCACCAAACTGGATGAACATGTATACGACAAAGTAGATGCATCGCAGTTCCTCACCCGCAGAGAGGATGTGATTACTGACTTTTTACGCCCATTCGAACATGCCTACTGGAGTATCCAGGGAAATGACATCTATGCCGTAGGAGAAAACAGTACAGATGAAATAGGCACCTTTAACAGGCAGGGCGACTGGCAGGATGGGAACTACTATCAGCGCATGCACTATCATACCTGGACAACCCAGGATAATTTTACCAGCGGCGCCTGGACGGCCTTCTACCAGGGGATTGTGCTTTCCACCAATTCACTGGAAGATATGGAGAGTATAACGGACCCGGCTAAACTGAATGTTACCGTAACAGAAATGGCCGACTTCAAAGCAGAACTGAGAACACTGCGTGCCTGGTTTTACCTGCGTGCATTTGATTTCTACCGGAACATAGAAATCG
Protein-coding sequences here:
- a CDS encoding AAA family ATPase; translated protein: MKIDKIRIQNFKVFQDITLDMNASDIVVFDGPNGFGKTTIYDAIELVFTGKIRRYLDLKNLVVDGREVDLAHPFLHENRVGEDIVITIEFTKNEKRYVLGRLAKTERIRGIDFSVYKLFEKDHFLAEAGTLIEDEGLFLKDLLGNDYSSNFQFLNYVEQEESNFLLKHPDKARKNHIDHLFDLTAFEAKIERIGQLKKRIEGVNTIRKQEIAGLKIEITNLKSNLDRTTEPTAYIRLFESIEVVWDKETTDPNAFNYLDVAGADGILDELKKLVERKIIFSQYRINRVVDYLLNKENLTRDFLRFYNFLQNKEELRTLRTTVIQQRNLVKQLGSLNSDNLDQEVYLASFEFIPEDLKIAFANAKQGLISEFSALSGLDKIYSDIFRSRNELQIEIENLQDVGSPVTDCMLCGYNWGNVEALLLQIQNKSEEMRKVNSEKNNQLQASLLIFKTGLVQRLMDTITENISSLHYNEEFISRLLEIESDSFSDILRSLAFLKVDYGKYLSNEQLGDVSAAFESLRNELLLLKNTEGDELIENYFSNYFREYFNNEFNQLDALSVENIEAKRKYLIHEWYLSQNTMLQEKSAKLKEITVIWEEANTLGKNLDKLRKTYTNSLKKYQQQIIKDIEIVFHVFSGRIMQSFQGGIGLFIFPDNGIRFQTDARKAYDAVFTMSSGQLSALIIAFTLALHKKYSQNKMVLIDDPVQTMDELNMYGFIDLLRNEFSDNQILMSTHEDMMSAFMRYKFKNYNLKEKRINLKELSV
- a CDS encoding DUF6377 domain-containing protein, which gives rise to MNKKLFTILLLLIFADVHARSIPSDSAFQLLKSELSKEHIYDKAKEKRIARLQQTLQHTGSSEAETRFHLYSDIFGEYSYFKFDSAYVYVNKMIATATQSGNRDELIKSKILLGKTLLCTGFYKEGFDVANNIDTTTLTTTLKTDYLLLRARLNTGIGDYDNDAYFSQDYYRQAADDFRRAETHTPSSEFEKIIDLAFLPDAVKSQHLTTDYFLRHLTSSGLTPHHIAMAATRLSFAFTDDNRLLFLAIAAIHDIRSSTKETLAIFLLGQELFKAGKTEAAYTCMQVAARNASFYGARNRAAQIETMLPLVAAKLLDEKQHQHDRLLIGMLLFSMIAVVLFFLLVIYRRQLRCIKANEQTIKEKNSELEMVNEKLWASTKIKEELIGLFFKTCSTYIDTLDRLKREGQHRIKLAKYNDISQLLKNIPVDQEKGNLYHMLDTVFLTMLPNFIHSFNALLKKEDQIWPKSGETLNATLRIFALMRLGITENETIAKILDYSVSTVYTYKTRIKSRALVPAADFDQKIMEIKFMDGQGGV
- a CDS encoding SusC/RagA family TonB-linked outer membrane protein, yielding MLKKLLSLLSCLVLTLTQIYPAFAQERVITGKVIDAGTGSPIPGATVRVGKTSTGTATDGNGAFRLTVTGNAGALVISSINYITQTVPITAESNMQVKLLLSSNDLKGVEVVSVGYGTIDKKEVSSAITHITASELKNVAGNSPLMSLQGKVAGLTITNTATADPNSMPSIQLRGVSSRSAGLGPLYVINGVPGGNMDNINQNDIESIDVLKGGAASAIYGTRGSNGVIIITTKKGTAGVGMLAYNGYFSADILTNAPKLLSADEFRKYRVATQHGQDYGASTNWMKEVTRSPTFGQKHTIQISGGSANDNYFASADYRNANGIDLRAYKKEYGARLNVNHTSKSEVYTVSLNVAPRYMHTSNADQGNFNNAITINPTQPVYDSANHYHYLNTGFFANNPVENARLIKSEAEIKELDMSGSMKVKILKNLYSTLTISNIKSSYKNLNFRPSTLTTIVHSNAVTKRNYASQEQIDNDQQNLEWTVNYALNLKKNHFKVLGGYSYSYFNYQQFSANNYDFPFDAFLWNNLGSGTWNGGGEGNGQSAVSSTQNDSRLAAFYGRINYDFDNKYILTASLRHEGSSKFGADNKWGNFPAVSAAWRISEENFLKGKASWLNDLKLRADYGVTGNQDFASYLSLLLYGGFGYFPYNGTSYQVYGPSQNVNPALGWEKAINFNVGIDFEMFNSRLSGSLNYYKRTNKDLLGYYNVPLPPNSQSQTYTNVGTMKNSGIELQANVAAVKRGAFTYNISVSAAYNNNQFVSFSNKLYQGATFQDVASLPSPGTPGTIQRLQEGHRIGDFYMLKSAGVDKTGALLVYKKDGTVITGDKASADDKQFVGNGLPKLTGAIGNQFSYKGWDLNIFLRGNFGYKLFNMQAFYLGTPATQNDANTLRSAYDPGSKYSKLTNNATTSIASDYFLENGSFLKIDNISLGYSMNLKSAYIQRFRVYAAATNLHTFTSFKGGDPDLYPVNGLTPGVQTVNGSGSLNFYPATSQFIGGVQVTF